Proteins co-encoded in one Vibrio fortis genomic window:
- the mukE gene encoding chromosome partition protein MukE, with translation MSLTSTDDYMPEKLVKAIANPLFPALDSMLRSGKHISTEDLDNHALLSDFELELQQFYQRYNTELVKAPEGFFYLRPRSTSLIGRSVLSELDMLVGKVLCFLYLSPERLAHEGIFTNQELFEELMALADEKKLMKLATNRASGSDLDKEKLFEKVRTSLRRLRRIGMLISIGETGKFRISEAVFRFGADVRVGDDMREAQLRLIRDGEAVVHTQEPNQGSLLNEEQEETEQDAQQDIFGDEMLSNEQIKEEGEA, from the coding sequence ATGTCATTAACAAGTACTGATGATTACATGCCAGAGAAACTGGTAAAAGCGATTGCGAACCCACTATTCCCAGCGCTTGATAGCATGCTGCGTTCGGGTAAGCACATTTCAACAGAAGACCTAGATAATCACGCACTATTGTCGGATTTCGAACTGGAACTTCAACAGTTTTACCAGCGCTATAACACTGAGCTGGTAAAGGCCCCTGAAGGCTTCTTCTATCTGCGTCCTCGTTCGACCTCTTTGATTGGCCGAAGCGTCCTATCAGAGCTTGATATGCTGGTGGGTAAAGTACTGTGTTTCCTTTACTTGAGCCCAGAGCGTCTTGCTCACGAAGGTATCTTCACTAATCAAGAGCTATTCGAAGAGTTGATGGCACTTGCTGATGAAAAGAAACTAATGAAGCTGGCAACCAACCGTGCTTCTGGCTCTGATTTAGATAAAGAGAAGCTTTTCGAAAAAGTAAGAACGTCTCTGCGTCGTCTGCGCCGTATCGGTATGCTTATCTCCATCGGTGAAACGGGTAAGTTCCGTATCAGTGAAGCGGTGTTCCGTTTCGGTGCTGATGTACGCGTTGGTGATGATATGCGCGAAGCACAATTGCGACTAATTCGTGATGGTGAAGCAGTTGTTCATACTCAAGAGCCAAACCAAGGCAGCTTGCTAAATGAAGAGCAAGAAGAGACAGAACAAGATGCTCAACAAGATATTTTCGGCGACGAAATGCTTAGCAACGAACAGATTAAAGAAGAAGGTGAAGCATGA
- the mukB gene encoding chromosome partition protein MukB, producing the protein MIERGKYQSLTMVNWNGFFARTFDIDGLVTTLSGGNGAGKSTTMAAFITALIPDQTLLHFRNTTEAGSSQSSRDKGLYGKLQPGACYAALDVVNSRNQRLLFAVKLQQVAGRDKKVDIKPFLIQGLPSHVKPTDVLIENVSDSHARVCQLNDVKAAVAQYEGAHFKAFSSIVDYHAQMFEFGVVPKKLRNSGDRSKFYRLIEASLYGGISSAITRSLRDYLLPQNGGVKKAFQDMESALRENRMTLEAIKTTQSDRDLFKHLITESTNYVAADYMRHANDRRNKLDQTMKLRGELFGSRETLLEQNNLLNRVQEELELLVEQESSLEQDYQAASDHLQLVQTALRQQEKIERYSEDLEELSERLEEQMMVVEEAQERVLLAEEQATITEDEVDSLKTQLADYQQALDVQQTRALQYQQAVQALEKTKQLLDDESITAEGALTLVSDLKAQEEQSTQHLLATKHKLDMSSAASAQFEKALSLVKSIVGSVERSDASQVAKQALDKGRNAKHVVENEQQWRAQHRDMARDVAQQRQAKELAEEYQKQHNTQLNDEAIFEEERERHAMQIETLEYAQEELREAKSEKRRVQQNHDQEIQKLEAIAPAWITANDALDSLREQTDTELEDSQAVMTQMQQVLEDEKAQSVAKDQLAKRRGELELEIERLASPGGSNDPRLKGLADTLGGVLLSEIYDDITIDDAPYFSAMYGPARHAIVVSDLDGIKEKLVDLEDCPEDLYILEGDVDAFDDSSFNADELEGAVCVQLNDRQMRYSRFPDIPLFGRAAREQRLEKLREERDVVVENHAKAAFDSQKLNRLYQAFNTFVAKHLHVAFNADPEQALASVRDKRNQVVRALAELDAKEQQQRSQLTQSKQALAALDKLGPMVRILEDETLVERLAELEAQLERLGEAKSYLNNHGKALQSLEQIVSALDADPEQFDALEAEYKQADQALQALKAKVFALSDLIERRHYFAYSDSVDLLNKSSELSEQLKAKLVQAEQARTKGRDGLKQAREQMNQYNQVLAALKSSHQAKLETVQEFKQELQEYGVNADEGAQERAVRRRDELQERLHTSRSRKSEYERTITSTELEMKSLAKRLKKVQKEYTELRTFVVAAKAGWCSVLRLARENDVERRLHKRELAYLSAGELRSMSDKSLGALRLAVADNDDLRDALRLSEDNAHPERKVLFYIAVYQHLRERIRQDIIHTDDPVEAIEEMEVELARLTEELTQRENRLAISSESVASIIKKTIQREQNRIRMLNQGLSNIYFGQVKGVRLNVKIRESHEILLTGLAAQQEQHKDLFESTRFTFSEAMAKLFQRVNPHIDMGQRSPQVLGEELLDYRNYLELSVEVNRGSDGWLQAESGALSTGEAIGTGQSILLMVVQSWEEESRRLRSKDIIPCRLLFLDEAARLDAKSISTLFELCDRLGMQLLIAAPENISPEKGTTYKLVRKVFKDHEHVHVVGLRGFAQNRTESPVQELIEEA; encoded by the coding sequence ATGATTGAAAGAGGTAAATATCAATCATTAACCATGGTCAACTGGAACGGCTTCTTCGCACGTACTTTTGATATTGATGGATTGGTTACAACGCTTTCTGGCGGTAACGGTGCAGGTAAGTCGACCACGATGGCCGCATTTATTACGGCACTGATCCCAGACCAAACACTGCTTCACTTCCGTAACACAACGGAAGCGGGTAGCTCTCAGTCATCACGTGACAAAGGTCTCTACGGTAAGCTACAGCCGGGCGCATGTTATGCCGCTCTTGATGTAGTGAACTCACGTAACCAGCGTCTATTGTTCGCGGTAAAGCTTCAACAAGTAGCGGGCCGTGACAAGAAAGTAGACATCAAGCCGTTCTTGATTCAAGGCCTGCCTAGCCACGTTAAGCCAACGGATGTACTGATCGAGAACGTATCAGACAGCCACGCACGTGTGTGTCAGCTTAATGATGTAAAAGCGGCAGTTGCTCAGTACGAAGGTGCGCACTTTAAAGCGTTCTCTTCTATTGTGGATTACCACGCGCAGATGTTTGAATTCGGCGTAGTGCCGAAGAAACTGCGTAACAGTGGTGACCGTTCTAAATTCTACCGTTTGATTGAAGCATCACTTTACGGTGGTATTTCCAGTGCGATCACGCGTTCTCTACGTGACTACCTATTGCCACAAAATGGTGGGGTTAAGAAAGCCTTCCAAGATATGGAATCGGCGCTACGCGAAAACCGCATGACACTGGAAGCGATCAAGACGACTCAGTCGGATCGTGACTTGTTCAAACACTTGATCACCGAGTCGACCAACTACGTAGCAGCAGACTACATGCGCCATGCGAACGATCGTCGCAATAAGCTTGATCAAACGATGAAGCTACGTGGTGAGCTGTTTGGTTCGCGTGAAACGCTACTTGAGCAAAACAACCTGCTTAATCGCGTTCAAGAAGAACTTGAGCTACTGGTTGAGCAAGAATCTTCTCTTGAACAAGATTACCAAGCGGCTTCAGACCATCTACAACTTGTGCAAACAGCGCTTCGTCAACAAGAGAAAATTGAGCGCTACAGCGAAGATCTTGAAGAGCTAAGCGAACGCCTTGAAGAACAGATGATGGTCGTTGAAGAAGCTCAAGAGCGTGTTCTTCTTGCTGAAGAGCAGGCAACCATTACTGAAGATGAAGTGGATAGCCTGAAAACTCAGCTTGCTGACTACCAACAAGCCCTCGACGTTCAGCAAACTCGCGCGTTGCAGTACCAACAAGCGGTACAAGCGTTAGAGAAAACCAAGCAGCTTTTGGATGATGAATCTATTACCGCTGAAGGCGCATTGACGCTCGTTTCGGATCTTAAAGCGCAAGAAGAGCAGAGCACGCAACATCTGCTAGCAACCAAACACAAGCTGGATATGTCATCAGCAGCGTCGGCTCAGTTCGAAAAAGCACTGTCTCTCGTTAAGAGCATTGTTGGTTCCGTTGAGCGTAGCGATGCGTCACAAGTGGCTAAACAAGCACTTGATAAAGGCCGTAACGCGAAACACGTTGTTGAAAATGAACAGCAATGGCGAGCACAGCACCGCGATATGGCTCGTGATGTTGCACAGCAGCGTCAAGCCAAAGAGCTAGCTGAAGAGTATCAGAAGCAGCACAACACTCAGCTTAATGACGAAGCGATCTTTGAAGAAGAGCGCGAGCGTCATGCAATGCAGATCGAAACCCTTGAGTACGCTCAAGAGGAACTGCGTGAAGCGAAGAGTGAAAAGCGCCGCGTGCAGCAGAATCACGACCAAGAAATTCAAAAGCTTGAAGCGATTGCACCTGCGTGGATCACAGCAAATGATGCACTCGATAGCCTGCGTGAGCAAACGGACACTGAGCTAGAAGATAGCCAAGCAGTTATGACGCAAATGCAGCAAGTGCTTGAAGATGAAAAAGCGCAGTCTGTCGCCAAAGACCAATTGGCGAAGCGTCGTGGTGAACTTGAACTAGAAATTGAGCGCCTTGCTTCTCCTGGTGGTTCAAACGATCCTCGTCTAAAAGGTCTGGCGGATACTCTAGGTGGCGTACTTCTATCTGAGATCTACGATGACATCACGATCGATGACGCACCGTACTTCAGTGCAATGTACGGTCCAGCTCGTCACGCTATTGTGGTGTCTGATCTTGACGGCATCAAAGAGAAGCTGGTGGACTTAGAAGATTGTCCTGAAGATCTATACATCCTTGAGGGTGACGTTGATGCATTCGACGACAGCTCATTTAATGCTGATGAACTAGAAGGCGCAGTGTGCGTTCAGTTAAATGATCGCCAAATGCGTTACTCACGTTTCCCAGACATTCCTTTGTTTGGTCGTGCGGCGCGTGAACAGCGTCTAGAGAAGTTGCGTGAAGAGCGTGATGTCGTGGTTGAGAACCATGCTAAAGCTGCGTTCGATTCACAAAAGCTTAATCGCCTATACCAAGCGTTCAATACGTTTGTGGCAAAACACCTACACGTTGCATTTAACGCAGACCCTGAGCAAGCACTGGCTTCAGTACGCGATAAGCGCAACCAAGTTGTTCGAGCACTTGCTGAACTGGATGCAAAAGAGCAACAACAACGTAGCCAGCTGACACAAAGCAAACAAGCGTTGGCAGCTCTAGATAAGCTAGGGCCTATGGTTCGTATTCTTGAAGACGAAACATTAGTCGAGCGCTTAGCTGAACTGGAAGCGCAGCTTGAACGTCTTGGTGAAGCAAAATCGTACCTTAACAATCACGGCAAAGCACTGCAAAGCCTAGAGCAAATTGTCAGTGCGTTGGATGCTGACCCAGAGCAGTTTGATGCTCTAGAAGCAGAATACAAGCAGGCGGACCAAGCGCTGCAAGCTCTGAAAGCGAAAGTATTTGCGCTGTCTGATCTGATTGAACGTCGTCACTACTTTGCTTACTCAGATTCGGTTGATCTACTGAACAAGAGCAGCGAACTGAGCGAGCAGCTTAAAGCGAAACTGGTTCAAGCTGAGCAAGCGCGTACTAAAGGCCGTGATGGCTTGAAGCAAGCGCGCGAGCAGATGAACCAATACAACCAAGTATTGGCGGCTCTGAAGAGTTCACACCAAGCGAAACTGGAAACGGTTCAAGAGTTCAAGCAAGAGCTTCAAGAGTACGGTGTGAATGCCGATGAAGGTGCACAAGAGCGCGCTGTTCGTCGTCGTGATGAACTGCAAGAGCGTCTGCATACGTCGCGCAGTCGTAAGAGTGAATACGAGCGTACCATTACCTCAACTGAGCTTGAGATGAAGTCTCTGGCAAAACGTTTGAAGAAAGTACAGAAAGAGTACACCGAGCTTCGTACCTTTGTGGTTGCAGCAAAAGCAGGTTGGTGTTCAGTACTGCGTTTGGCTCGTGAAAACGATGTTGAGCGTCGTCTGCACAAGCGTGAACTGGCTTACCTATCAGCGGGTGAGCTGCGTTCAATGTCGGATAAATCTTTGGGTGCACTGCGTTTGGCGGTTGCTGATAATGACGACCTGCGTGATGCACTGCGTCTATCGGAAGATAACGCACACCCAGAGCGTAAAGTTCTGTTCTACATTGCGGTTTACCAACACCTTCGTGAGCGTATTCGCCAAGACATCATTCATACCGATGATCCAGTAGAAGCGATCGAAGAGATGGAAGTGGAACTGGCACGACTAACAGAAGAGCTGACACAGCGTGAAAACCGTCTAGCGATCAGTTCTGAATCGGTAGCGAGCATCATTAAGAAGACGATCCAGCGTGAGCAGAACCGTATTCGTATGCTAAACCAAGGCCTATCGAACATCTACTTTGGTCAGGTTAAGGGTGTACGTTTGAATGTGAAGATCCGTGAAAGTCACGAGATCTTGCTAACGGGTCTTGCGGCTCAGCAAGAGCAGCACAAAGATCTGTTTGAAAGCACACGCTTTACCTTCTCAGAGGCGATGGCGAAGCTGTTCCAGCGCGTAAACCCTCATATCGATATGGGGCAACGCTCACCACAAGTTTTAGGCGAAGAGTTGCTTGATTACCGTAACTACCTTGAGCTAAGTGTTGAAGTTAACCGTGGTTCGGATGGTTGGTTACAAGCAGAGTCAGGCGCACTATCAACTGGTGAAGCGATCGGTACTGGTCAATCTATCCTATTGATGGTTGTTCAGAGCTGGGAAGAAGAGTCACGTCGCCTGCGCAGTAAAGACATCATTCCATGTCGTCTGCTGTTCTTGGATGAGGCAGCGCGTCTGGATGCGAAGTCTATCTCAACGCTATTCGAGCTTTGTGATCGTCTTGGTATGCAGTTGCTGATTGCAGCTCCTGAAAATATCAGCCCAGAAAAAGGCACAACCTACAAACTGGTTCGTAAGGTATTTAAAGACCACGAACATGTACACGTAGTTGGTCTGCGTGGTTTTGCACAAAACCGCACTGAATCGCCAGTTCAAGAGCTGATAGAAGAAGCTTAA
- the fdhF gene encoding formate dehydrogenase subunit alpha: protein MIQIVIDGKYRIVEQGQTVLEAANTCGVEIPSLCGLNRSGDKIPCDLCVVEVESGGTKRACELEVYNGLTVATQSPQLTQHRHRALNRIMSDHYADCEAPCQTACPAGVDIQSYLHHIAQNDPIKAVEVIKQTLPMPLSIGRVCPAFCETECRRNLVDDSIAIRQLKRHAADIDLEAQQSYIPPKKTMNGKRVAVVGGGPGGLTAGYYLANEGYDVVVYESMPKAGGWLRYGIPEYRLPKSILDQEIELMCRNGMAIECNKKLGVDFSLTSLSQDFDAVCLAVGASSAVEMNYVGSDLEGCYLGVDYLKDFVTEQTYTTGKKVAVIGGGNTAIDCARTAVRAGADTTLIYRRTRDEMPAEDYEIEEAEHEGVKFHFLTNPAENIANESGRVNAIRLERMELGPPDASGRRSPKATGEFFTEAFDTVIAAVSQKPDLSFMDNESLEIPLTRWNTADADPDTMHTGIGNIFSIGDFRRGPATAVEAVGDGRIVAEAIDRYFDGTMSQIPVKPFNSRKEKQLKQVEREQYQAIARVARKIMPELSTEQREQSFDEVELGFSNLDAIEEAKRCLECGCQANSQCDLRDYATEYQAVQSFPEYKLDVFDDAVWQAVKAKQSSACEPRHKYEVDASSEFIVFDANRCISCGQCIQACREQNVHGVLSFMNAENGKPVSRPELRPNFGPNQTLMGDSNCVQCGACVQACPTGAMVDARYKQQGSADNLKKVDTICTYCGVGCKLTMHVDESANRIRYVEGANSPVNEGMLCVKGRFGFDFVGSDERLTTPLIRKDGWLQPASWEEAIKLVADKFSAIKHGVGSQALAGFSSAKTTNEDNYAFQKFIRRELGTNNVDHCARLCHASTVTGLEASLGSGAMTNDIPSIKHSDVIFIIGSDTTAAHPIIGSHIKQAVRHGGARLIVADPKRIDIADHAELYLAHRPGTDVMLLNGVMQQIIKHGWYDQEYIEERVDGFDTLLQEVMSPSYSLDKVELVTGVKAEDIFAMARLIGTAERTAVYYSMGITQHTTGHDNVRSIANLQLLCGNIGIEGGGINPLRGQSNVQGACDMGALPNNLPGYQKVYNPLVRKKFEMEWEVAELPAESGLTLTEIIDGACKREVRGLYVMGENPVLSDPNQAHVIEGLEALDFLVVQDIFLTETAQFADVVLPSCSFAEKSGHFTNTERRVQRINPAVMPPGEAKEDWAIIQMIANAMGSDWSYQAVADITNEIARVTPQYGGLRWENITLNGVQWPSNKNNPDGTRIMHQTQFTRGRGQMEAIPFRYAAELPDEEYPLVLTTGRILEQFHTGTMTRKTKGLDNLAGPRAMVSVHDAEALGITNGQMLKVSTRRGEIEIAAFVTKRMQKGVVFIPFHFVESPVNRLTTTATDPHAKIPEFKVAAVNIVPIVEEQSVSA from the coding sequence ATGATTCAGATTGTGATTGATGGGAAGTACCGTATCGTCGAACAAGGACAGACGGTGCTGGAAGCGGCGAACACCTGTGGCGTTGAGATCCCTTCATTGTGTGGTCTTAATCGTTCGGGCGATAAAATTCCCTGTGACCTCTGTGTCGTGGAAGTGGAAAGTGGCGGAACCAAGCGTGCGTGTGAGCTTGAAGTTTATAATGGGCTAACGGTGGCTACCCAATCCCCACAGCTAACACAACATCGTCATCGAGCGCTCAATCGAATCATGTCAGATCACTATGCTGATTGTGAAGCGCCTTGCCAAACTGCATGTCCGGCAGGTGTCGATATCCAATCGTATCTCCACCATATTGCACAAAACGATCCTATAAAAGCGGTTGAAGTGATCAAACAAACCTTACCCATGCCGCTGTCTATCGGTCGAGTGTGTCCTGCCTTTTGTGAGACAGAGTGCCGACGTAACCTTGTTGATGACTCAATCGCTATACGTCAGCTAAAGAGACACGCCGCCGATATCGACTTAGAGGCGCAGCAAAGCTATATACCGCCGAAAAAAACGATGAATGGAAAGCGTGTAGCCGTTGTAGGTGGAGGACCCGGTGGACTCACCGCAGGGTATTATCTCGCCAATGAAGGCTACGATGTTGTGGTCTATGAGTCGATGCCGAAAGCGGGTGGGTGGCTGCGTTATGGAATCCCCGAATATCGCTTACCTAAATCTATTCTCGACCAAGAAATAGAACTCATGTGTCGTAATGGTATGGCTATTGAATGCAATAAAAAACTTGGCGTTGATTTTTCACTCACGAGCCTGTCGCAAGACTTCGATGCCGTTTGTTTGGCGGTTGGCGCTTCTAGTGCTGTCGAGATGAACTACGTCGGCAGTGACTTAGAGGGCTGTTATCTGGGTGTCGATTACCTTAAAGATTTCGTCACGGAACAAACCTATACCACGGGCAAAAAGGTCGCTGTAATCGGTGGTGGTAACACCGCGATTGATTGCGCGAGAACCGCAGTCAGAGCCGGTGCGGACACAACGTTAATCTATCGCCGTACACGCGATGAAATGCCCGCTGAAGATTATGAAATTGAAGAAGCGGAGCATGAAGGCGTTAAGTTCCATTTCTTGACCAATCCGGCCGAAAACATTGCCAATGAAAGTGGTCGTGTAAACGCGATACGCTTGGAGCGAATGGAGTTAGGTCCACCAGATGCATCAGGGCGACGTAGCCCAAAAGCAACCGGAGAGTTTTTCACAGAAGCATTTGATACCGTAATTGCGGCAGTCTCTCAAAAGCCTGATTTGAGCTTTATGGATAACGAGTCATTAGAGATTCCACTTACTCGCTGGAATACGGCGGACGCGGATCCTGACACCATGCATACGGGGATTGGTAACATCTTTAGTATTGGTGATTTTAGAAGAGGCCCAGCGACAGCGGTTGAAGCGGTTGGCGATGGCCGGATTGTTGCGGAGGCGATAGACCGATACTTTGATGGCACCATGTCTCAAATACCAGTGAAACCTTTTAATTCACGGAAAGAGAAACAACTAAAACAGGTTGAGCGCGAACAGTATCAAGCCATTGCGCGTGTGGCTCGTAAGATCATGCCAGAACTCAGCACAGAGCAGCGAGAGCAGAGCTTTGATGAAGTGGAGTTGGGTTTCAGTAATCTTGATGCGATTGAAGAGGCTAAGCGCTGTTTGGAGTGTGGCTGCCAAGCTAACAGCCAATGTGACCTGCGAGACTACGCAACGGAATATCAAGCCGTTCAATCTTTCCCTGAATACAAACTTGATGTGTTTGACGATGCGGTTTGGCAGGCAGTCAAAGCTAAACAAAGCAGTGCCTGTGAACCAAGACATAAATATGAAGTGGATGCGAGCTCTGAGTTTATTGTTTTTGACGCCAACCGCTGCATCAGTTGTGGTCAATGCATCCAAGCGTGTCGTGAGCAAAATGTTCATGGTGTACTCAGCTTCATGAATGCCGAAAATGGCAAGCCGGTTTCGCGTCCAGAGCTTAGACCAAACTTCGGCCCCAATCAGACCTTAATGGGCGACTCTAACTGTGTTCAATGTGGCGCATGTGTTCAAGCATGCCCAACGGGAGCCATGGTCGATGCCCGCTACAAGCAACAAGGCTCTGCGGATAACTTGAAGAAAGTGGATACCATCTGCACCTATTGCGGCGTGGGTTGTAAGCTAACGATGCATGTGGATGAATCGGCGAATAGGATTCGTTATGTCGAAGGTGCCAATTCGCCAGTCAATGAGGGCATGCTATGTGTCAAAGGTCGCTTCGGATTTGATTTTGTAGGCAGTGATGAGCGCTTAACCACACCTTTAATTCGTAAGGACGGGTGGTTACAGCCCGCCAGTTGGGAAGAGGCCATCAAATTGGTAGCGGATAAATTCTCTGCTATTAAACATGGGGTGGGCAGTCAGGCACTTGCTGGTTTCTCCTCTGCTAAAACCACCAACGAAGATAATTACGCCTTCCAGAAGTTTATCAGACGTGAACTTGGTACTAACAACGTCGATCACTGTGCTCGGCTTTGTCACGCCTCGACGGTGACGGGGCTAGAAGCTTCTCTGGGCAGTGGTGCGATGACCAATGACATTCCAAGTATCAAGCATTCAGATGTTATCTTTATTATCGGTTCCGATACCACAGCAGCGCACCCAATCATTGGATCGCATATCAAACAAGCCGTAAGGCATGGGGGCGCACGCTTGATCGTAGCGGATCCGAAACGTATTGATATTGCGGACCATGCTGAACTTTACCTAGCGCATAGGCCGGGTACCGACGTGATGTTACTCAATGGTGTCATGCAGCAGATCATTAAACACGGTTGGTACGATCAAGAATATATTGAAGAACGTGTCGATGGCTTCGATACCTTACTGCAAGAGGTTATGTCACCGAGTTATTCCCTTGATAAGGTAGAGTTAGTCACCGGTGTCAAAGCGGAAGACATTTTCGCAATGGCACGATTAATCGGGACAGCTGAGCGCACCGCAGTTTATTACTCTATGGGGATAACTCAGCACACGACAGGGCATGATAATGTTCGTTCGATCGCTAACCTGCAATTATTGTGCGGAAACATCGGTATTGAAGGTGGCGGTATCAACCCACTGCGTGGTCAATCTAATGTACAAGGTGCTTGTGATATGGGCGCTTTGCCCAACAATCTACCTGGGTATCAAAAGGTCTACAATCCACTGGTTCGCAAGAAATTTGAGATGGAATGGGAAGTAGCTGAATTACCTGCTGAGAGTGGCCTGACTCTAACGGAAATCATAGACGGAGCGTGTAAGCGAGAAGTACGTGGGTTGTATGTGATGGGTGAAAACCCTGTACTGAGTGACCCGAACCAAGCGCACGTGATTGAGGGGCTTGAAGCGCTCGATTTCTTGGTTGTGCAAGATATCTTCCTTACGGAAACTGCTCAATTTGCAGATGTGGTGCTACCGTCATGTTCGTTTGCTGAAAAGTCTGGGCATTTTACCAACACTGAACGTCGTGTTCAGCGTATCAACCCAGCGGTAATGCCTCCCGGTGAAGCAAAAGAAGATTGGGCGATCATTCAGATGATTGCGAATGCGATGGGAAGTGACTGGAGTTATCAAGCGGTTGCGGATATTACCAATGAAATAGCCCGCGTTACTCCTCAATATGGCGGCTTACGCTGGGAAAACATCACCCTAAATGGTGTTCAATGGCCAAGTAACAAAAACAATCCAGACGGCACCCGTATTATGCACCAAACTCAATTTACGCGTGGGCGAGGGCAGATGGAGGCGATTCCATTTAGATACGCCGCTGAGCTACCAGATGAAGAGTATCCACTGGTATTGACGACAGGGCGTATCCTTGAGCAGTTCCATACTGGGACTATGACTCGCAAAACTAAAGGATTGGATAATCTAGCAGGCCCAAGGGCTATGGTGAGCGTGCATGATGCAGAAGCATTAGGCATCACGAACGGACAGATGCTTAAGGTGTCGACTCGTCGTGGAGAAATAGAGATCGCAGCGTTTGTAACCAAGCGTATGCAAAAGGGCGTGGTGTTCATTCCGTTTCACTTTGTTGAGTCACCAGTGAACCGACTCACAACAACAGCAACCGATCCCCATGCAAAAATCCCTGAGTTTAAAGTTGCTGCAGTGAATATTGTTCCAATCGTCGAAGAGCAAAGTGTTTCCGCGTAG
- a CDS encoding alpha-L-glutamate ligase-like protein, which produces MFEQFTSPFKLKDKGIMGMNKRNHSYIGRYNDRSKYPLVDDKLKTKIIAEQAGATVPKLIGVIGHQAEVKTIHKMVENWPGFVIKPAQGSGGKGILVITSHKDGVYTKPSGSTIGKEDVERHISNALAGLFSLGGKNDVAVVENLIKFDSCFDGFSYEGVPDVRIIVFKGYPVMAMMRLSTSASDGKANLHQGAVGVGIDIATGKAVRAVQFDQPVTHHPDTGKELALLQVPHWEKLLTLASSAWEMTGLGYMGTDMVLDEEEGPMVLELNARPGLAIQIANGAGLLPRLHHIENLGTPAEYPKPAERVAYAAKQFGVHTE; this is translated from the coding sequence ATGTTTGAACAGTTTACATCGCCGTTTAAGTTGAAAGACAAAGGCATCATGGGGATGAACAAGCGTAACCATAGCTACATTGGTCGCTACAATGATCGCTCCAAATACCCTTTGGTGGATGACAAGCTAAAAACCAAAATCATCGCTGAGCAAGCAGGCGCCACTGTACCAAAACTGATCGGTGTCATTGGCCACCAAGCTGAGGTGAAAACCATTCACAAAATGGTAGAAAACTGGCCTGGTTTTGTAATCAAACCTGCGCAAGGCAGTGGTGGTAAAGGTATCTTGGTTATCACCTCTCACAAAGATGGTGTTTATACTAAACCGTCCGGCTCAACGATCGGCAAAGAAGACGTTGAGCGCCACATCAGTAATGCACTGGCGGGTCTGTTCTCGCTTGGTGGTAAAAACGATGTAGCGGTAGTTGAGAACTTAATTAAGTTCGACAGTTGCTTTGATGGCTTCAGTTACGAAGGTGTGCCTGACGTACGTATTATCGTATTCAAGGGCTACCCTGTAATGGCCATGATGCGTCTATCAACATCTGCTTCAGATGGTAAAGCTAACCTTCACCAAGGCGCAGTAGGCGTAGGCATTGATATTGCCACCGGTAAGGCCGTGCGAGCCGTTCAGTTTGACCAACCCGTCACTCACCATCCAGATACCGGCAAAGAGCTTGCTCTACTGCAAGTACCGCACTGGGAGAAACTTCTAACCCTAGCATCAAGCGCTTGGGAGATGACTGGCCTTGGTTACATGGGTACTGACATGGTACTTGATGAAGAAGAAGGCCCAATGGTACTTGAGCTCAATGCTCGTCCGGGATTGGCAATTCAAATTGCTAACGGTGCAGGATTATTGCCTCGTCTTCACCATATTGAAAACCTGGGCACGCCTGCGGAGTACCCAAAACCGGCAGAGCGAGTTGCATACGCAGCCAAGCAGTTTGGTGTACACACTGAATAG